A region of Corynebacterium glucuronolyticum DSM 44120 DNA encodes the following proteins:
- a CDS encoding DUF3800 domain-containing protein produces MTKRRIYLYADETGNLDYSGTPNPKGGGASTYFGFGTATFQTDRHGDDLLEGLHLRAKNAKEGLSLPRGFHAVDDSRKTREEMFNLVKEQAPRFDTTFLYKSNAYPQFREKGPMYLYRMAWYLHLKEIARQVSDEHDELYVIVAEFGTKKFKTAAHKAIEEVCDQISRDITLCIWSAQSAWGLQVADYGLWAVQRRLEGKKCPWYDSCVKPTLSSVFTPWGTP; encoded by the coding sequence ATGACAAAACGTCGCATTTACCTATACGCAGACGAAACCGGAAACCTTGATTACAGTGGCACCCCTAACCCCAAAGGAGGTGGTGCTTCGACATATTTTGGTTTTGGTACTGCGACCTTCCAAACAGATCGGCACGGAGATGACCTCCTGGAGGGCCTACATTTGCGTGCGAAAAATGCAAAGGAAGGTTTGAGCCTGCCAAGAGGATTTCATGCTGTCGATGACTCTCGAAAGACGAGAGAAGAAATGTTCAACCTAGTTAAGGAACAAGCCCCACGATTCGACACCACATTCCTATACAAATCCAATGCATACCCGCAGTTCAGAGAAAAGGGACCAATGTATCTCTACAGAATGGCTTGGTACTTACATCTCAAAGAAATCGCAAGACAGGTGTCCGATGAACACGATGAGTTGTACGTTATCGTAGCCGAGTTTGGAACCAAGAAGTTTAAGACCGCTGCACACAAGGCTATTGAGGAAGTTTGTGACCAGATTTCCCGTGACATTACTCTCTGCATCTGGAGTGCCCAATCTGCGTGGGGACTGCAAGTTGCCGACTACGGATTGTGGGCAGTACAGCGTCGTCTCGAAGGCAAGAAATGTCCCTGGTACGACTCTTGCGTAAAGCCAACGCTCAGCAGTGTATTCACGCCTTGGGGCACCCCATAA
- a CDS encoding S-ribosylhomocysteine lyase, translated as MEKRMNVESFNLDHTLVDAPFVRIADEKTLPGGDVLRKFDVRFCQPNKEHLEMPTVHSIEHMTAEHMRNHTDRLIDFSPMGCQTGFYAITLDLSPEDFMDILEQTFRDILAATEVPAANEKQCGWGQNHSLKGAQEAVEKMLAKRDEWGTVFA; from the coding sequence ATGGAAAAACGCATGAATGTTGAGTCTTTCAATCTTGATCACACGCTTGTCGACGCTCCTTTCGTCCGCATTGCGGACGAGAAGACGCTCCCCGGTGGGGATGTTTTAAGGAAGTTTGACGTACGGTTCTGCCAACCCAACAAGGAGCATCTGGAGATGCCCACCGTCCACTCCATCGAGCACATGACCGCCGAGCACATGCGCAACCACACCGACCGCCTCATCGACTTCTCCCCGATGGGCTGCCAGACCGGCTTCTACGCCATCACGCTTGATCTATCCCCCGAGGACTTCATGGACATCCTCGAGCAGACCTTCCGCGACATCCTCGCCGCCACCGAGGTTCCCGCAGCCAATGAGAAGCAGTGTGGCTGGGGCCAGAACCATTCCCTCAAGGGCGCCCAGGAAGCCGTCGAAAAGATGCTTGCCAAGCGCGACGAGTGGGGGACCGTCTTCGCCTAG
- a CDS encoding MetQ/NlpA family ABC transporter substrate-binding protein: MGVLARLTAVVVAVTLGVTGCATHTETEGTALTVGMSPGPYSIIFKDGIEPLLKAKGYTVNYHVYRDLNEATDALVAGNADLSVEQYPAYTDLYNKAKGGTLVNIDTLPTIPAGLYSKEHRSVEDVAEGQTVAIPRTPAERDRAMELLQEAGFITESDDRGLTISERNSEDLPVELPKVDWVVLPGSVSYPVKADPRMQVYQEKMRPELLRAITVRNEDADSAWVHDVQAAYHDPAFASYMNNENLNNYWYLP; the protein is encoded by the coding sequence ATGGGAGTGTTAGCAAGGCTGACCGCGGTCGTTGTCGCCGTGACCCTCGGCGTGACCGGGTGCGCGACTCACACCGAGACGGAAGGCACAGCGCTCACGGTGGGCATGAGCCCGGGGCCGTACTCCATTATCTTCAAGGACGGGATCGAGCCCCTGCTCAAGGCCAAGGGGTACACCGTCAACTACCACGTCTACCGGGACCTCAACGAGGCAACCGACGCCCTGGTGGCGGGGAATGCGGATCTCAGCGTGGAGCAATACCCGGCCTACACTGACCTATATAACAAGGCCAAGGGCGGGACGCTGGTGAATATTGATACGCTGCCGACGATCCCGGCCGGGCTGTACTCCAAGGAACACAGGTCGGTGGAGGACGTCGCCGAGGGACAGACCGTGGCCATCCCGAGAACGCCGGCGGAGCGCGATCGGGCGATGGAGCTCCTGCAAGAGGCGGGGTTTATCACGGAGAGCGACGATCGCGGACTCACCATCAGCGAGCGCAACAGCGAGGACCTGCCCGTCGAGCTGCCGAAGGTGGACTGGGTGGTGCTCCCGGGTTCTGTGAGCTACCCGGTGAAGGCGGACCCGCGCATGCAGGTCTACCAGGAGAAAATGCGCCCTGAGCTGCTGCGCGCCATCACCGTACGGAACGAGGATGCCGACAGCGCGTGGGTGCACGACGTGCAGGCCGCGTACCACGATCCGGCTTTTGCCTCTTATATGAACAATGAGAACCTCAACAATTACTGGTATCTGCCCTAG
- a CDS encoding MetQ/NlpA family ABC transporter substrate-binding protein, translating into MNRPSKIVAALSAAALSFGLVSCAGNSETDAKTVTVGTSPGPYSVLFKDGIQPILEKDGYTVKYTDFSDLMQANTALAEGSVDLNVDQHSAYTEVFNKEKGADLVNFTELPTVPAGLYSQRHGSLDDVATGQSVAIPIDASNLSRALNLLKDADWITIKAEADPALLSVNDVDENPHNLDFKPMDSAGIPRALPDVDWGVLPGSMSYASKVDPNLQLFQENLRPELILNAATTSDKVDEEWVEEVKKAYRDPEFLQFVEDQNVNNYWFIPDSLKG; encoded by the coding sequence ATGAACCGACCTTCGAAAATCGTTGCTGCGCTTAGTGCTGCAGCCTTAAGCTTTGGGCTCGTATCCTGCGCCGGCAATAGCGAGACCGACGCCAAGACGGTTACCGTGGGCACCTCCCCCGGGCCGTACTCCGTGCTGTTTAAGGACGGGATTCAGCCGATCCTCGAAAAGGACGGGTACACCGTTAAATACACCGACTTCTCCGACCTCATGCAGGCCAACACCGCGCTGGCCGAGGGCTCGGTAGACCTCAACGTGGACCAGCACTCCGCGTACACCGAGGTGTTTAACAAGGAAAAGGGCGCCGACCTGGTGAACTTCACCGAGCTACCGACCGTTCCGGCCGGCCTCTACTCGCAACGCCACGGCTCCCTCGACGATGTCGCCACCGGCCAGTCCGTCGCCATCCCGATCGATGCCTCCAACCTGTCGCGCGCCCTCAACCTGCTGAAGGACGCCGACTGGATCACCATCAAGGCTGAGGCTGACCCCGCTCTCCTGTCCGTCAACGACGTCGACGAGAACCCGCACAACCTTGATTTCAAACCAATGGATTCGGCGGGCATCCCGCGCGCACTGCCCGACGTGGACTGGGGTGTGCTCCCCGGCTCCATGTCGTACGCCTCCAAGGTCGACCCGAACCTGCAGCTCTTCCAGGAAAACCTGCGCCCCGAACTGATCCTCAACGCCGCCACCACGAGCGACAAGGTGGATGAGGAGTGGGTCGAAGAGGTCAAGAAGGCCTACCGCGATCCCGAGTTCCTGCAGTTTGTGGAGGACCAGAACGTGAACAACTACTGGTTCATCCCTGACTCCCTGAAGGGCTAG
- a CDS encoding methionine ABC transporter ATP-binding protein, translating into MAEPAVIFDNVSRTFGDVTALDGVSLTVPEGSIFGVVGTSGAGKSTLLRTVNGLEKPTGGTVTTLGLEPASLGTADLRGLRRQVGMIFQQYNLLGSKTVAENVAMPLTLEGTRDARRVNDALELVGLGDKADAKPRELSGGQRQRVGIARALVTRPRILLCDEPTSALDPMTTGQILDLLTQINEQLGITILIITHQMDVIARIADNVAVLEHGKLIETGSVEDVFSAPQQELTRHFVATTVPTTHLQAEADSIIRVVHRGGAGQSVLHDLETHGVRARLLQANDLPLRRTTVGSMVIGLDGSAIADAIASLRNTDGLTVEVIR; encoded by the coding sequence ATGGCAGAGCCTGCTGTAATTTTCGACAACGTCTCCCGCACCTTTGGCGACGTCACCGCCCTTGACGGCGTGAGCCTCACCGTGCCCGAAGGCTCCATCTTCGGTGTCGTGGGAACCTCCGGCGCAGGCAAGTCGACGTTGCTGCGCACGGTCAACGGTTTGGAGAAGCCGACCGGCGGCACGGTAACCACCCTCGGGCTGGAGCCCGCTTCACTCGGGACGGCGGACCTGCGAGGTCTGCGCAGACAAGTGGGGATGATCTTCCAGCAGTACAACCTGCTGGGATCGAAAACCGTGGCGGAGAACGTCGCCATGCCGCTCACGCTGGAGGGGACGCGCGATGCGCGGCGGGTGAACGACGCGCTCGAACTCGTCGGGCTCGGCGACAAGGCCGACGCCAAGCCACGCGAACTGTCCGGCGGTCAGCGGCAACGCGTGGGGATCGCGCGTGCACTCGTCACACGGCCGCGGATTCTGCTTTGCGACGAGCCGACCAGCGCGCTCGACCCTATGACCACCGGGCAGATTCTTGACCTGCTCACACAGATCAACGAGCAGCTCGGCATCACTATTCTCATCATCACCCACCAGATGGACGTCATCGCGCGGATCGCCGACAACGTTGCTGTCCTCGAACACGGGAAGTTGATTGAGACTGGCTCCGTCGAGGATGTGTTCAGCGCCCCGCAACAGGAGCTGACCAGGCATTTCGTGGCGACGACCGTGCCCACGACGCACCTGCAGGCCGAGGCCGACTCGATCATCCGCGTCGTCCACCGCGGCGGCGCCGGGCAGTCCGTGCTCCATGACCTGGAGACCCACGGCGTGCGCGCCCGGTTGCTGCAGGCCAATGACCTGCCGCTGCGGCGCACGACCGTCGGATCGATGGTGATTGGGCTGGACGGCAGCGCGATCGCTGACGCAATCGCGTCGTTGAGGAATACGGACGGACTGACAGTGGAGGTAATTCGATGA
- a CDS encoding methionine ABC transporter permease, whose product MNLDTRVTADMYLSAGAETIYMVGISLFIGALIGIPLALMMVITRPGGLRPQPVVYQVVNVIVNILRSLPFVILMVAIVPFTRLITGTSIGTTAALVPLTIYIAPFVARLIEQSLLEVDAGIIEAADSMGATLWQTIRYFILPEAKPSIILALTTSTVGLISATAMAGYVGGGGVGDLALSYGYQQFDTVAMVVTVVILIVVVQGIQSLGNWLSRRARG is encoded by the coding sequence ATGAACCTAGATACACGCGTCACCGCCGACATGTACCTTTCGGCGGGTGCCGAAACCATCTACATGGTGGGCATTTCCCTGTTTATCGGCGCGCTCATCGGCATCCCGCTGGCTTTAATGATGGTCATCACGCGGCCCGGCGGCCTGCGCCCGCAGCCCGTCGTGTACCAGGTGGTCAACGTGATCGTGAACATTTTGCGTTCGCTGCCATTCGTCATCCTCATGGTGGCGATTGTTCCATTCACCAGGCTGATCACCGGCACGTCGATCGGCACGACGGCGGCGCTGGTCCCCCTGACCATCTATATTGCGCCGTTTGTCGCCCGCCTCATCGAGCAATCCCTGCTCGAGGTGGACGCCGGCATCATCGAGGCCGCAGACTCCATGGGCGCCACCTTGTGGCAGACAATCCGCTACTTCATCCTGCCGGAGGCCAAGCCCTCCATCATCCTCGCGCTGACCACGTCGACGGTGGGACTCATCTCCGCCACCGCTATGGCCGGGTACGTCGGCGGTGGCGGCGTGGGCGACCTCGCGCTGAGCTACGGCTACCAGCAGTTCGACACTGTCGCCATGGTGGTTACCGTGGTCATCCTCATCGTTGTGGTGCAGGGCATTCAGTCCCTGGGCAACTGGCTGAGCAGGAGGGCCAGGGGGTAG